The DNA segment GCACCGGTCTCGAGACGCGGACCGTTTCTCGGTCACAGGGAGTGCACCTCCTGGCGCAGTAGCAGGTACAGGAAAAACGGCGCACCGAGTGCGGCCGTTACGATGCCGACGGGGACCTCGGCCGGTCCGACGCGAGCGATGGTGTCGGTGATGACGAGAAACGAGGCTCCCGCGAGCGCGCTCGTTGGAAGCAAAATCCGGTGATCAGGACCCACGATGAGCCGCATAATGTGAGGGACGACGAGGCCAACGAAGCCAATGACGCCGGCGACGGCCACCCCCGCGGCGGTAATCACGCTCGCGATGACGAGCAAGAGCAGTTTGGTCCGTTCGACGTCGACCCCGAGGTGGTGTGCGTCTTCTTCCCCGAGCAACAGGACGTTCATCTCTCGCGTGTACGCAGCGAGGACCACGACCCCGATCAGGGCGACGGGGAGAGACATCCAGACGTCGCCCCAACTGCTGTTGTTCAGATGTCCCATCAGCCAGACGACGGCCTCTCGAAGGCTCTCGCCGCTGTGGACGAGCATGTACGAAATCATCGCGCCCAGAAACGCCTGGACAGCGACGCCGGCCAGGAGCAGCGTGGCGACGGGTGTTCGTCCGCCTTCGGTGGCGATCGCATAGACGAGTAGCGCCGTACCGATCGCGCTGATGAACGCAGCAGGTCGAAGCCCAATGGGGACCAGAGTGGGGAACGCGAGCGCGGCGACGGCACCGGCAGCGGCGCCCGTGGAGACGCCGATGATCGAAGGATCGGCCAAGGGGTTACGGAAAAATCCCTGCATTACCGTTCCAGCGGCAGCCAGGGCAAAGCCGACCGTCGCCCCCAGCGCGATCCGCGGCAACCGAATCGTGCCGACGATGGCCTGGTGACTCTGTTTGACTTCGAACGCGAACACGGACCGGTACTCGAAGCCTGGCCACGGAACGGACACATCGAGAAGCCAAACCGGCCGCGACTCGAGCACGATTGCGGAGGGGACGACGACTTCGTTCAATACCGCAGCTGCGACGGTAAGCGGGTCGATGCGTACCGGACCCAGCGCGGCACTCACGATCGTGGTTACGACGAGCAACGCCGTTAACGCCGCCGACCACACGAGGACCTGACCGGGCCTATCCA comes from the Natronosalvus amylolyticus genome and includes:
- the btuC gene encoding vitamin B12 ABC transporter permease BtuC produces the protein MDRPGQVLVWSAALTALLVVTTIVSAALGPVRIDPLTVAAAVLNEVVVPSAIVLESRPVWLLDVSVPWPGFEYRSVFAFEVKQSHQAIVGTIRLPRIALGATVGFALAAAGTVMQGFFRNPLADPSIIGVSTGAAAGAVAALAFPTLVPIGLRPAAFISAIGTALLVYAIATEGGRTPVATLLLAGVAVQAFLGAMISYMLVHSGESLREAVVWLMGHLNNSSWGDVWMSLPVALIGVVVLAAYTREMNVLLLGEEDAHHLGVDVERTKLLLLVIASVITAAGVAVAGVIGFVGLVVPHIMRLIVGPDHRILLPTSALAGASFLVITDTIARVGPAEVPVGIVTAALGAPFFLYLLLRQEVHSL